The Acanthopagrus latus isolate v.2019 chromosome 1, fAcaLat1.1, whole genome shotgun sequence genomic interval TCATCAGTTTGTTGTTCACAGGACTGAAGACAGTAACAACAGATATGAAATCATTTCAAGTGTTGATGAAAAGTTAAAACTGCATTAATTAATATTGTATCATATCACCAGTGAATCAGATCACtacatgaaatgtgaaaagtaTCGCTCCTTTGGAGgaaagcacagagaaaaaacagaacaaaaacaaaaaacaaataaataagctGGTGACTACAGAGGCTGAGAGTGGTTGTGGTTATATCAGGCTTAAAAGGATTTCTCATTATAATtacttgatgaaaacaaaaggtcatTTTTATTGTGATACCTTCTTCCAAAATGGGCTCCTTCATTTTATCCACAACTTATCTCAAGAAGAACAACCTCTCGCTTTCTCGTGAACATGAGGCCTTCGTCCCATTATCCGGAGAAGATGACCTATTGTGTTCTCCAGATAATGAGATAATGAACCCATTATAACCAGAAAACTGCGCTTTTGTCCTGAGATAACAAGATAATTGCCTCACGAGCTATAATCCTTAACTAGATCAAAAACATTGTTGCAAACATGGCGACTTCTGGCTGCCTTtcaacacaaagtaaaacaagagAGAGCATCACACTTCCGTTGATGTGGCCAGAAGGAACTGACACCAACACTTTAGCCGACATTACAAGCTGATGATGTGTGAATTTCCTTTGACATTCTTCTGCTCTCGAGTGGTCAATCAtcaattaatgcagctttaaagagcAGCAAACGTTTACACCTTTATGGACGGTACAAACTAATACATCACGGAGGCAGTGGTGCAGCACTTCCACAGGatctgataaaaacatttcctATAAATGTTGAGAATAAATGCGGATTTGAAAACTTGtaccattttgaaaatgtgtgcaaataAACATCTTGCAGATCAAATACTCTGTATCTGTTACAcgtaataaaaaaacaaaacaacgaaaCAATACCTTCACACGGTCCACACGCTTGTCTATATACAATGAGGGTACGCGTGAACATAGTCTTTGATTTGATTGCTGAGTCCAGGTAAGGTGCTTGTTTTTTCCGCTCCGTACGCTCGCACGAGAGCCCTCCTGCACATCTGCTTCAGGTGCTCCGGACGCTGCCTGCGATATGGCGCTGTCAGCTTGCAGGACGAGCCGGTGTAAAACGTGAGCAGAGCGAAGAGTGAGGGAAAAGTCCTGTGGCTGCCGTACAGGCTGAAGAGCAGGTTGTTCAGCTGCACACGAACGCTGGTCGGGCCGTCGTCGCTCTGGTAGCTCAGAGTGAAGAAGACGTCCGGCTGACCGCTGTCTCTGCACGAACAGCAGCACACTGTcactttgcacacacactcactggaTCTCATGCTTCTGCataacatttcacaacaaaacaaaactatctCTGGCAGTGGGAGCTTACCTGATGAGGAAGGTGCCCAGTGGTGCGATGGAGAGTATTTCATGTGCCTCCTCCATCGTCATCGATCCCCAGTAGTAACCActttgctggagctgcaggtaAGTGTGCCTGACTAGTTTGTACTCCGCCGCGCTGCTGAATGGACGGAGGTGTGTGGGCAAGCTGTCGGCATCAGCGCCGGTCACTGGCTACAGCAGAGACGGAATTAAAACATAATGATCAGTCCACATGtagagaggacacacacacacacacacagactgatatGAGATGTGAGACACTTGTTGAAACAGACAGATTCGTGCTTGATGTTTTCATCATGGCGGCACCTCGATCCCCTTCACTTTTCTGACAACCCCATGTGTTGATATGAGCGTGCTGTGGACATGCTACTGTTTTGTCTTTGAGGATATCAGAGGAGAAAGTTGCAGCCGGTCAGATTTGGAGTGCCTGGGCCCACCGCTGCCTCCGCTCTGCTCTCGTTTGGTTTGGACCCGGCCAGCGTCAGCTTACCCACACTTTGTTtgactttggttttgttttttcacaataCAACGCCTCGCACCACTCACATTTACACCACTGAACTGCTGATATCACTGACCGACACATTCCACATCTGCAGCGTCGCGGCCTAGCAGCTGGGTTTTGACACCAGCGAGTGTGAAATGATGCACGGGAGCTTGACTTTGGTCACGGCGAGCACGAGAAGCTACTCTGTATATTTACTCCCTTGTTaacctcttcctctgctctgcccaCATTCACCATCACATTCTGCCACTTGCGTTATCTCTCTCAATCAACCACAGGATTACAATGAACATCCTTAAAGTAGCAGTGTGACTCAAAATATCAGAAAGATGTTGCTGATGCGCCTGCACACCTTTGTGGTTGCTACTGACGATTCTCCGACCGATCGGCGGTCTGCAGTCACCTTTGAGTATCACTCCGCTCGCTTGACACTCCCTGACTGAGGTAATACCGACCCAAAGTACTGTCACCGATttatacagaaataaaagaaataatttaatcaaGTCATACCATGCAGTGGAAAATTAGTTTCTGGGGTAATTTAAAGCCTGATGTGAACACCTGCAGTCATAATTCAGGGCTGAGAAAAGTGTTAAAACATAATCTCGGGAGTGAatcattttcttcctttctctttgtAGCAAAGATAAAAAAGTAGAATAAGGAATCCTGAAAGAACCTCTGTGAATAAATCCAGCTGACCACAAAGACTTTAAATAACAATTAAAATACTGATTTTTCCAACAGGCACTTTTGCAACATTAACAAATGCTTAAGATCATTTCATATAAACTATTTTATTCTTCTGGTTTTAAAGTTTACGAGGCAACTatcaaatatcagttttttgacgtttaatctgatttaatgtttGGGGAAAATCACGTTATCATTTTGATCAACAACGCCTGTTGcacatgtttattcatttatgatgATATTTGTATTAAAAGTTGGCATTAAacattcttcttcctgttgGTGCTGTTGTTATAAGTAGTTTGGCTGGAACAAAAACCTCCGTCAGCTCAGTGTGGAAAGTCTGTTTTCTATCACTGATAAAGTCTTCAAGTCATCTCATAACCatgtcctttttaaaatgttccaaatattcagcaagttttttttttttaaaaatagactgAAAGTAAGTCACCCAACACATTTACTGAAGTGCTCTACTTAAGTGCAATTTTAGTACTTTCTTAAGATGAAACAATGTaataatactttttaaaatgccCTACATTTTATATGCATgtgttacaaacacacaaatgcatcaataatcataataaaattatgtattttgtttcatttattctgaaatgggTCATACTGCATAATGAgtactttcactttcagtgtGTTAAGTTTATCTGATGCTGACACTTCTGACACTTTTCCCTGCAACAGAGAACATTTACGCTGCGTACTTCCTCCAACAGCGGGTCTAACATTAAAGAATAAAATCCTGGGTTTTGATCTCGGACTATCTTTTTCCAGCCACCTTCCTATTGCTATAAAATCAACATCAGAAGTCAATAACATCCACAATCTGTTCTTCACAATGAGCGAACCGTGTACTCACCCGGCGCCAGGATTCAGGCTCATCTTCTAAGTTGAGTTTGTTCCAGAACAGTAAATCCAGCCGGCTCTTCGTCGGCTCTTTGCTCTCTGGGTTAACTCTCTTTGGTCGCTGTGTTCGTTCAGGTTCTGCAGGTTCTTCTGGGCTTTGGTTCTGTGTCTCAGCTGCACCGTTCTGTTTCTGGCTCTGAACTACTGTTCGATCAAGATTGTCTCTGACCATCCTACAAAGGAGAATCCTCCTCTTGATCGTCGGTTGcaccacttcctccttctttctctggGAGATCCTCCATCGTTGACTTCTTTCCGGTCGCTTATCTGCTGCTCGGTCCTCTTCGAGACTCCATGTTGcttcaacaacagcttcagaTTTCAATCAGGACTTAATTACATCACCACAATGCACTGGGAGGAAGCAGAGGCCGGGTGTCTGCTGTCAAATGTCCCCGAGGTGCTGTCACTGACTGATCTGatgatgctgaaacacagaaaggTAAACACAGTTACAGTCCAAGCTTTGGATTCCAGTAAGCTGCGTTCCACATCATCATTAACCAGCTACAGCAGCTGTTTccgacagcagcttcactccagcctcatttgttttcctttcttgtgGCGCATGAAGGGACGACATCTCGCATTTCGTAATCCAAccctgtgttgtaaaatgtcaaataaatgagCTTTTACGAAACCTTTACCATCCATTGTTCACTTAAAGAATCTAAATCCAGCAttctctctgttttagctcagcttttggtctccaccaactcctgagaacGATCTGGCTCTCTAGACTTTAATCCAGTGATTAGTTAATCTCATAACTTGTACCTTTCACTTCTTTAATTTAATACCAGCTACTTTTACTGAAGCACTATTCATTCGGTTGAGATTCACTTGTATTAATGTGATACTGTGGcacgatatctttacttttgcttttgcttctgGCTTTTTTGGGTGCTGCGTTTCATCCAGTCCACAAGTGGCCTCAAGCAGACTTCCTGCAGACCTCACCAATTAAATAACCCACAGTTCATTGCAATACGGATGCAACGTTTTGGTTTCTCCcagctgctgactgaaaaaaaaacaaaacaaacttacgatgaatgttttaaaaaaaaaaacttcatgaaAAGGTTACATGATTGACGTATGTCGGAAATAATATTCAATTTCATGGTGAAACACATGTGTGTAGACGTGTCGGCTATAGACAATGAAAATCATCCTTCTATTACTGTTGTCTTCAGTCCTGTCTATCAGCGGCTCATCGCCTTGCAGCGTTGCTCCCTCTCAGACTTAACGTGACGAGCAGGACCGCGTTAGAGTACGTAAGACTGGAGTTGGTCGAGGGCTCAGGAAGCAAGTCCAGAGGCGTGGATGCTTGGATTCAGTCTGAAGTTGTGGGCTGGATGGACAAACACGGAGTTAAGCTGGTGGGGAGTTGCAGATTTGCAACACAATGAATGACCCACTTCACATTATTTTCACTTTGTAATCTGatatgttttactgtttttgttttcttataaaAGTATCAATTACAGCCGCATTAACTCTGCTGTTATAATGTATCCTAAACTCTGTGTGAGTGTTGGCGCCCAGATAAGGATAATCAGATGTCACGTGACTGCCAATAAAAAAACCACAACTCACTGTGTCACTGGGAAAGGGCGGATGTAACATGTTTAATAACAGAGCCATACTTTCACTTTCTTCCAGCCCAACGAGACCATACAGAAAAATCTCTCCATTGTTCCTCATGATGAACTCTGATTAAACTGTTAGTATGCACGCGCCGTAGTGGCATCTATTCAAAAAGCTGCTCTCCAcatccttcaaaataagagatgAAAGCagccgatttttttttttacagatggaAAAAACTTGACAAGAAGGtcccaaaaaaaataatcagaggTTATATGCAGGAGTTCGCATGGAGAGTCGTCTCTGTTTTCAAATAACTTTTAACATGCGATAAATCACTGAGGTCTCACGCTTTATGTGCCGTAATAATCATAAACAAAACTAGAAgaatttctttttgtcttttccactTTTTAAGATAAGACTTCATTGATCCCTCGATGGGGAATTGATACGCAAGTCtgtcttattttcattgtctgcTTGAATTCTTCTCTGAAACGGTGAAGGATGCACATAAATATCACACTGAGTCACAATTTTGATCAGTTATTTAAAAGACAGACTACTTCAATATTTGACCAGACACTTTACTTTCTGAATCTTGGCCCGAATCACAGAAACCTGATCGATTTCCTCCCCCTGGAGAGACGGAGTGTGGCAAACTGTAATTACAATgtgcagaggttttttttttatataacaaCAAAACGTTTTCTAGCCTGCTGTCAGAGTCCTGGTCATGATGGAGTGACACAATGACTGTGAGGTTTAACTCTCAGTTTGCATAGTTACACATCTGTGTTTGGTGAACGGTGAATTACCCGCTTTTACAGCTGGCTGTGCTGCAGTGCAGACACAGGGCTTTTTAGTCCTGTAATGCTGGGCCAAGGTGGGCATTTAAACCACGAAACAGAAGCTGAAAGTCGACACTTTTGACCTCAGGGCGAAAATTTCACTTAGGGAAATCACAATAAATACTGCAAGAATGTCCAGATATTAATAGCCTTCAGAAAAAGTGGAAAATTTCACAGATACGTTGCTGTAAAAGTGTTTAAACACTTTACAGACATCTCTAAAAACTCAACATCAGTGAAGCATATTTTGCTCATTATGGATCATggaaatcttctttttttttttttttttataaggtGATACGCTGATGACACACAAgactgtatgttttcattttgaatattgAGTAGATGTGACAGGGCAGGGTTGTCAAAACTGTCCAagccaacagaaacaacaacaacaacaataataataatgataataataataataataataataagaggaaaaaaaataagatgaagaaaaaaactaatttgtCTGTTTCATAAAGTGACACCGCAAAATTCTGATTAATGAGAGTTTTTGGAGTGTGAATGAGCACAGGCAACTTCAGTTTCTCTCCCAGCTGTAGTTGATGATTAACGACgcattaattaaaacacaaatcttaCTTACATGCAGTAAAGAGCCTGTCAGAGGCTTGCGGGGCTCCTGTGAGCGTGAGCTGCCTCCTGGCCGGCGGTCGCAGGTCGTCTTCAGGAGCCTCATCTTTACTTTCGGTTAAGTTGAGTTTCagtgcaggaggagcaggagcaggaggaggagcccaAACTGTACTGATCTGTTGTCACCCGCTTCTTCTCCAACGACAGATCCATGTCACTGTCTTTGCGGTGGCACGCACGCGCGCgcctctcacacacgcacacgctgatagagagagaaaaaaaaatcatgcgagagagggagagaaaaagaaaaaaaacaacaaagacacgCCAGTAATGCTCAGGTGTCCGCAGCTCTTTACTTTCGCTTTCACATTTGGGACTAGAGGTTTACGGGAAAGCACGTGATCTGCAAAAAGTGACTGCGCGCTGCAGTGTGAGTGCGCGTGCATGTCTccttggctctgtgtgtgtgtgtgtgtgtgtgtgtatgtgtgtgtgtgtgtgtgtgtgtgtgtgtgtacatatatatatttaccgCACTATTTGAATAAATCACCCTTAATGATTCCAAATGTGATGCACACCCACAGTTACAACAAACATCCAAGTGTGCAAGATTTAAAGGCTCGTTGTTGTGCATttttgtaaaactttttttttttttttcatcttttgtatCTGGTCAGCAGGTTTGAGCCggtgacacagaaacacttgtCAGACTGAATGTGAAACGGTAAGTGATGGGAACTTGTATGAACATGTTGTGTAAttgtgcagcagcttcctcaTGTTTGCGCTGAGATCCAAAGACTaaagttgcattttattttgtgtatgaTCACTGCAACGACAACACGTTTGTCCATCGCTTTACTTCTCTCACTGTAGCCGtggtcatttctttttctggcaTATTTTTTACATTAGCGTGGACCAAACCCAATGAGCAATACTCCCCtgtgtaaacattttatttgtactCAAGTTAAAgcaaactctcgccaaaaagcaacctaggctttatttgtgaatgtacccgagttAAACCTCTGTGTAAATGGATActtacgacgaaagaggcacttttaagatttaccgtatttttgttttcaataggagtgctacgggcacttttactctagcatcaaaatcgctatttttaaaagaaggctcaacacaacatgaaactttgctcgcagtatcaccagggtctctacacatgaacaccagcattaagaacattgtttgtgtacacagagtttactaatgagagtttttgaacaactcacacaAGCATTAGCTTGTTCCGCTAGGCGCCATCCTGCTAGTGGAGAAGTGTCGATATCCGAATGCGatgtaacctggaggacagtaaAGGTGGACTGCTTCTAAAGTTCCATATAAATGTGCGGATAATTagttgttttgtcgttagcgaaaaacaattttgaccttgaagttgaaaaaggagcctcatattAGAAgcaatactaaaataaaaagccgcAAAAGTCACCGGAAGACAGCAGCGGTCCATCTTAACTGCCCTCCATGTTACGTTGCATTCTGAGATTGATACTTCTTGGCTGCCATAACGACGGCTAGTGGAacaagctaatgct includes:
- the LOC119027570 gene encoding suppressor of cytokine signaling 1-like isoform X2 produces the protein MVRDNLDRTVVQSQKQNGAAETQNQSPEEPAEPERTQRPKRVNPESKEPTKSRLDLLFWNKLNLEDEPESWRRPVTGADADSLPTHLRPFSSAAEYKLVRHTYLQLQQSGYYWGSMTMEEAHEILSIAPLGTFLISGQPDVFFTLSYQSDDGPTSVRVQLNNLLFSLYGSHRTFPSLFALLTFYTGSSCKLTAPYRRQRPEHLKQMCRRALVRAYGAEKTSTLPGLSNQIKDYVHAYPHCI
- the LOC119027570 gene encoding suppressor of cytokine signaling 1-like isoform X1, with translation MVRDNLDRTVVQSQKQNGAAETQNQSPEEPAEPERTQRPKRVNPESKEPTKSRLDLLFWNKLNLEDEPESWRRPVTGADADSLPTHLRPFSSAAEYKLVRHTYLQLQQSGYYWGSMTMEEAHEILSIAPLGTFLIRDSGQPDVFFTLSYQSDDGPTSVRVQLNNLLFSLYGSHRTFPSLFALLTFYTGSSCKLTAPYRRQRPEHLKQMCRRALVRAYGAEKTSTLPGLSNQIKDYVHAYPHCI